In Aspergillus fumigatus Af293 chromosome 6, whole genome shotgun sequence, the genomic window AGAATGAAAAGGGAGAAACACCACTGTACAAGGCATGCCAAGCTGGCCATGCAAAAATCGTTGAATTATTGCTTGACCGGGGGGCTGATGCTTCGACTATGACTCGGCAGGACAAGTTGAGTCCGATGCACTGGCTGTTTATGATTTCTGACGCTTCTATCCCTGAAATCGCGAGACGAATGGTCGAGGGAGGCGCGGACATCAACGCCACCATTGAGCCTGTTGTAAAGGAGAACAGTGCTGGATTCCCTGAGAAGATTCAGATCCTTCACTAGTATGTTCTCCGTCCCCTCTCGAGAATGATCTAACCGCAGCAGTCCCTTTGAGCTTCCCCACGGTACACCTCTGCACTGGGCTTGTTTCTTCCGCAACCTGACTGCGGTCGAAGCCCTGATTTCTCTCGGTGCCAATATCAACGCAAGCTATCATGCCTCGGATGCATCCACCACTCCTCTTTTCTTGACCGCGTACTTTGGTGAACCCTCTCTTGCCAAATACCTGATCTCCCACGGGGCCGATGTCCACCTGGTCGACTCCATGGGGCGCAACGCGCTGCACGGAATCACCAAGTACTTCCCCGAGCGACATGGCTATCTTCCGCACCACTGGCACTACTGGATCCGTCATGGCAGCTGGGAGCACCACCTGACTCAAATGACGGAGTTAGTCAAGATACTGGTGGACGCAGGCGCGGACCTCAATGCTAACGACAAGGGATATCCACCACTAACCCCCGTCGCGGCGGCTGCGGACCTTGGCGTCTGGGACGGAGGAGTGATTTGTGCACTGTTAGACGCAGGGGCAGACTTAGGTGAATCCGTCCTGTCAGCTGGAAACACGGTTCTACATTCGTGGGCATCTATAGTGGGACCCCGTCTCGCTTATCCCGATTCCTACCtgtcgacgatgaagaaAATTGTCAGCGCCACGCCAGATATTGACATCCCAAACAAGTTTGAAAAGGATACTCCACTACATTTGTTAGCCACCACTTACCATCCAGAAGAGGAATTCGAAGCCGCGTGCGAGATGTTCCTCGCCCACTCCCCTCCAGCAGATATCAATGCAAAGACCCGCCGCGGAGCGACTCCGCTGACCATCGCCCTCGAGACAGATCTCGACCCGGTACGACGAGGCCTCTTTCTCCTGCACAAGGGCGCCGACACGCTAGTTCTCAATGCCCGGGGAAGggacatcttcttctcgatcgtCAACAACGCCGCACTTACCGACCAGGCCACGCACGACCTGATCCGCACATTCCTCCAACACCGCAACCCTGACATTCAGCAAGCCTACGCAAAGCATTACCTCCCGAATTCCAACAGCTACCATACCCTTTTCGCCGCTGCAGAACGCGGAAAGCCGCTCTCGCTAGcacttctcctctccctgggCCTGTCCAGTCGCATCAACGACCTCGAGGGCAGTAAACGCCCACCATGGACAGTCCTCGATCAAGCCCTCCACGGGGCCGAAATCAGCCGCCGCGCACACATGCGTCGACTGGCGGACCACAAGCCCGGCGCCCATCGGAATCGAGCTCTTGAGCAGGATATCGTGTATGATGAAGCGCAGGGTCCGCCCGCTCGAGCTGCGGAGGCCTATCGGGGATTTCCTGCGGTGATACGCATCCTAAGGGACGCGGGAGGGAAACGAGCATGCGAGTTGGATGGTAGCTCGACGGCCACCGGGGAGTATATCGAGCAACCGTGGGAGTGGGATTTGACCGAAATATATAGCTATGGATTTACGCCGAAAACGCAGCCGAACTTGGAACAGTGGAGTGGGCTGTATGAGGAGGCGCGATACTCGGAGCAATGGCAAAAGGGTAGGCTGAATGCTTGGAAGGAGGAGTACGAAGAGGGAAGATGGAGGCCGGACGTCAGAatgctggaggaagaggagcaatCATTTGTAAATGAGTTAGTCTGTTGTCTGGCAGGAGAGGGGAGGGTGACACTGGAGGCTGTAGACGGCCAGAAAAAGCAATGGCAGGTCGAGATGGAAGGGGGAAAGATTGTGAAGAAACAGGGCAAGAAATGACACCACGGTCAATGAGTCTACATAAACAACAAGAAATAGCTTGGCTGTCCTTGGCCCACATGCACACTGTTCCTCACTTATGCAGATCACTCCATAACGCCTTTGCGGATGGAAGATAAGTGGGCGAACCATGTCATCCTGCAGATTCTCCAACACGCTAAAAACCGCCACAGCATCACGTTGCGCTGGAGAGGGGTAGATGAGACCAGCAAGACATTTGGACTGCTGCATCATCTCGATCATCAGCCTGCAAATATCTCCACACTACAACCACAATCACAATGGCCACCAGGATCAAGCTCCTCCCCAATCCCCACTACCGCAAGTCGGGGACCAAGTCGTATGTCCACCTCATGCGGAAGTACCGCTTCACCCCAACAAAGGGTGGACGATACTTCCTCAGTAGTTCTCTTCACCAGACAGGCCGGCAGTATACACACCTGCCTGTTGGTGGCAGGGCTCGCATTCAGCACGTCCTGCGCAAGCGGATCGCGGATACCGACGAGACAAGCGACGTCGGCGCCGACGATGTCCAGAATGATACTATGTACCTGGCGCCAGTGAGTATCGGCACTCCGGCGCAGACAATTCATCTGGAAGTGGACACGGGTTCGGCGGACTTATGGGTGAGACACTACGCATCTCGTTAATACCGTGCTGAACCACTAAGGAATAGGTCTGGTCCACCCACCTTGCCCCGGCGACCATCGCTCAGCACAAGACCGGCACAGTCTTTGACCCCAGCAAGTCGAGCACTTTTGAAGAACAGTCCGGCTCGACATGGAAGGTCTCCCGCGATGATGGCTCCTTCGCCTTTGGCACGGTCGGCACTGATACGATCTCGCTCGGCGGCTTGAGGGTCGAGCATCAAGCGATTGAATTGGCGGATTCCCTCTCCGCGCAGTACGAGCAGGGAACCGGCGATGGCTTGCTAGGCCTGGCGTTTAGCCACATCAACACGGTCAGGCCGCAGCCCGTCCGCACTCTTGTCGAAAATATGGTCGCTCAAGAGGATATACCGAAATCCGCCAAACTGTTCACTGCGAAGTTGGGGTGCTGGCAAGGCGCCAATGAGCCGGACGAGGGAGAGCCGTTCTTCACGTTTGGGTTCATCGACCAGGATATCGTGACGGCATCAGGCGAGGAAGTATACTACACTCCCATCGACAACAGCCGGGGATTCTGGCTGTTTGACTCTGCCTCGGCGACTGTGAATGGCAAGACGATTGCGCGGTCGGGCAACAAGGCTATTGCTGATACGGGGACGCCGCTAGcgctggttgatgatgagacgTGTCAGGCAATTTATGATGCTATTCCTGGGGCGCATTACGACGACGAGAGTCAGGGGTATATTTTCCCGTCCACCACGACAGCGGACAAACTTCCTGTCGTCTCGCTTGCTGTGGGAGACAAACAATTCGTCGTGCAAAGGGAGGATCTGGGCTTCGCCGAGGCCAAGTCGGGGTATGTCTATGGAGGCATCCAAAGCAGAGGCAGCATGGCCATGGATATCCTTGGGAGCACATTCCTCAAGGGAATCTACCCAGTGCGTCTTTCTGATCATTGTTGAAGAGATCTTGCTGACGGTGGTAGATATTCGATGTCGGCAATCTTCGTTTTGGGGCGGTCCAGCGAAAGGAGTTGCATCAGAACCTGTCCGCTCCTCAATAGCTTGTTGTCTAGTGTTTGAGACCTGGAAGAATGAATGGAATTGTTGTTCTCGCAGAGAACAATGCCTGTGTTAGTTGTCTCGTCTGTCTGTAGATGTATCTCCAATGTCAAAGAACTGTATCAGTCAATCGCATTGTCCTCTTGTTAGCACTCAGGCATATTCAAGACACCATCATCTACCCTTCAAAGCACCTGAAAGTCTGAAACATTCTGCTTCTGTCTCAGTAGACTCCAACCGACAGATATAAATCTCGGAACAGTACCATGGAGTGCATCTtcttatcatcatcaaccacctctcctcaacatctcttctttctcactCCTTGCAAACTACTGCTATAAATCCCTTGCTACAATTGTTACGAGATCTACAATGGCTCGTCAATACCCTGCCCTTTTGCACCAAAGAATGCTAACTCATATCCAGCATCTCCCGCTTGAGCTGCGCGAGAAACTCGCACTCCTCCCCGAGTCTCCCTCGCGTGAAGAGATCTATGTCCTGTGGACGCACCTCCTACAGAGGTATTTCCCCTTCCGTCTTCATGGCTCCCTCCCCAACCTGGCCGATCTTCCTGACGAGACCGCGGTGAAGTACGCTCTAGGCAATCACCAGGAATCCGAGAGCTCACATATCGCCCTCGCCGTCGGCCGTGAATACGGTCCGTTCGACCGCCTCAGTTTCCTTCACGTCTTCTGCCAGGCGGAGACGAAGGAAAAATGGCACCTGGCAGAGATGCAGGACaagttgaaggaggagatgatgaagtcgTCTCATTGTGAGATTGCACGCCGGCGCGGGATGACGATCCACGGTGCAATCGTCGTCAGTCGTCAGGTTGAGTTCTACAAGATGAAGCGTGATGGATCGTTTGAATGTATGACGTGGTTGGctcaggagaagaagcgtcTGCATATCCTCCGGGATATGCGGACTATTACCTCCCACCTTATGCAGATAAACTACGAGGTGAGACTGCGAGATTGATTTGAAGTCGTTCTGCGGCTATGTTTGTTGTACCTTGCGCTTCAAGATTTGATTTATTATTCATTAGCTCCCTTGATGGGCTTCGGTGTCTGACATGAACGATTGATATATCGTTGGACAGGCGTATGCAATCTATGACCGTTGAACAGTCATAACTTTCGCTGCCCTCCTTTCCAACTCCGTAGCATAACAATTGCCTTACAACTATTGCCTGATCAATGTACACGGTGCCCGTGGACATGGCCTAAGCCGCGGCTAATACCGTGGATAGCTATATGATACCTGGAATGATAATCCCCTGCTGTACGTGGAACTCTTTTCCGCTCCCATATCCTCCACACTCGGGAGTTCAATTACTCTCATACAACCAGAAGGGGTACCTCCATTTACCCGAACGTAAGTAAGCTCTTCCATAGGCTCTCAGACAAGTTATATTGGCCCTCCTTCCCGTCGTTTGTCATGTGCAGCCTGACACGG contains:
- a CDS encoding ankyrin repeat and protein kinase domain-containing protein, whose amino-acid sequence is MTGLSSYDEILNSLEEDSYYAVSSNDLSPSLQAWSNNTDLEELDLSSLNLSSSSDSSSWIDPLESAITDTRNGSSPVLSTLSQFTALLAQTGIHGPRILKAFNLSRRGTKIGAGAQFTVFTDPIYEGQVIKRVNVPLSSKAEQRFAASTDYRLQLRTLGLEVLSLCNPMLRAHPNITSLLAWGFDFPFADMAVPVLFMEAAMMPLSDFLGAETRAVEVRYQLSLDVANGLEALQNLNIVHGDVKPENVLVFAGPSDRVPFRAKLSDFGVCLDLEAPDAKFMLSDYRGTQAWLAPEVVSEDLDRFGGFSSELMFRFDAYSFGLVLLSVFTGNGAAPVLDEHPENVPDQVFELLYGQEDIPSNIRIELRKAIAKLLSEDPRKRPLPSPGLIKTDSPTYAAWLSSIQLTPTNTHAGIMDPIYNKGPLFWYRLDESIRTELEGQYALMQEGNAPPFPGDVLFGLAQTITGAKPSYLDRLLTYLTEAARAGYSPARGVYAQIMEAHGQKPEFAEDVLGEWMLQAVSEGYFFASPSYSKGRIEEARERFRANGGFCSDPFLAKKDVVEAAGDRTKALRRTMENGSVVDRKGNTILHAAAALGAIDAVRGLLDDGQLPVNVENEKGETPLYKACQAGHAKIVELLLDRGADASTMTRQDKLSPMHWLFMISDASIPEIARRMVEGGADINATIEPVVKENSAGFPEKIQILHYPFELPHGTPLHWACFFRNLTAVEALISLGANINASYHASDASTTPLFLTAYFGEPSLAKYLISHGADVHLVDSMGRNALHGITKYFPERHGYLPHHWHYWIRHGSWEHHLTQMTELVKILVDAGADLNANDKGYPPLTPVAAAADLGVWDGGVICALLDAGADLGESVLSAGNTVLHSWASIVGPRLAYPDSYLSTMKKIVSATPDIDIPNKFEKDTPLHLLATTYHPEEEFEAACEMFLAHSPPADINAKTRRGATPLTIALETDLDPVRRGLFLLHKGADTLVLNARGRDIFFSIVNNAALTDQATHDLIRTFLQHRNPDIQQAYAKHYLPNSNSYHTLFAAAERGKPLSLALLLSLGLSSRINDLEGSKRPPWTVLDQALHGAEISRRAHMRRLADHKPGAHRNRALEQDIVYDEAQGPPARAAEAYRGFPAVIRILRDAGGKRACELDGSSTATGEYIEQPWEWDLTEIYSYGFTPKTQPNLEQWSGLYEEARYSEQWQKGRLNAWKEEYEEGRWRPDVRMLEEEEQSFVNELVCCLAGEGRVTLEAVDGQKKQWQVEMEGGKIVKKQGKK
- the ap1 gene encoding pepsin-like aspartic protease, giving the protein MSSCRFSNTLKTATASPCKYLHTTTTITMATRIKLLPNPHYRKSGTKSYVHLMRKYRFTPTKGGRYFLSSSLHQTGRQYTHLPVGGRARIQHVLRKRIADTDETSDVGADDVQNDTMYLAPVSIGTPAQTIHLEVDTGSADLWVWSTHLAPATIAQHKTGTVFDPSKSSTFEEQSGSTWKVSRDDGSFAFGTVGTDTISLGGLRVEHQAIELADSLSAQYEQGTGDGLLGLAFSHINTVRPQPVRTLVENMVAQEDIPKSAKLFTAKLGCWQGANEPDEGEPFFTFGFIDQDIVTASGEEVYYTPIDNSRGFWLFDSASATVNGKTIARSGNKAIADTGTPLALVDDETCQAIYDAIPGAHYDDESQGYIFPSTTTADKLPVVSLAVGDKQFVVQREDLGFAEAKSGYVYGGIQSRGSMAMDILGSTFLKGIYPIFDVGNLRFGAVQRKELHQNLSAPQ